A genomic stretch from Methylorubrum extorquens includes:
- a CDS encoding protein of unknown function; putative membrane protein (Evidence 5 : Unknown function) yields the protein MKFWPMKFLSDTPPSRDVQRERREWMLDQQRWKHQRDIERGYRIKWGYVAIAYLVEFMVIGASLWGAWLFAGTYSDGDDRAFYFMLLAPLVYAAVELCRVPLGILARTQRSWFVKALAIVGIIFAAGVTTKSVSQLGEMMFHPRLMDAAKAKTALKDAQADRSSIDTRIAAANARVEQYTNELEQIERRSAENASQLAGLPAQRCERVYGTNSRGMRYSNLKCVTDPRTATLNAAVAKAGSDRGAIVKELEEARKARAALDRGAADRKVADAEQAYRNSVNRSQLHSFTAMVYGVDPIDVNDAQVHAFLRIFVFVPALCAAFASTILALSAVSVRKTFMDEDDLGAAVNPEATPYLLASIAEGVRQEMALAQPRPMTREASVIPLERRTAPVVPPPPPPANTSGNATTGATA from the coding sequence ATGAAGTTCTGGCCCATGAAATTCTTGTCCGACACGCCTCCGAGCCGGGACGTGCAGCGCGAGCGGCGCGAATGGATGCTCGACCAGCAGCGCTGGAAGCACCAACGTGACATCGAGCGTGGCTACCGCATCAAGTGGGGCTACGTCGCCATCGCCTATCTCGTCGAGTTCATGGTGATCGGCGCCTCGCTCTGGGGGGCGTGGCTGTTCGCGGGCACCTACAGCGACGGTGACGACCGGGCGTTCTACTTCATGCTGCTGGCGCCGCTCGTCTACGCCGCGGTGGAGCTGTGCCGCGTGCCGCTCGGCATCCTGGCGCGCACCCAGCGCTCGTGGTTCGTGAAGGCGCTTGCCATCGTCGGCATCATCTTTGCCGCGGGCGTCACCACCAAGTCGGTGTCGCAGCTCGGCGAGATGATGTTCCATCCCCGCCTGATGGACGCGGCCAAGGCCAAGACCGCCCTCAAGGACGCGCAGGCCGACCGCAGCAGCATCGATACGCGTATCGCCGCCGCCAACGCGCGGGTCGAGCAATACACCAACGAACTGGAACAGATCGAGCGGCGCTCGGCCGAGAACGCCTCGCAGCTCGCCGGGCTTCCGGCGCAGCGCTGCGAGCGCGTCTACGGCACCAATAGCCGCGGCATGCGCTACTCGAACCTGAAATGCGTCACCGACCCGCGCACCGCGACCCTCAACGCCGCGGTGGCCAAGGCGGGCAGCGACCGGGGCGCCATCGTCAAGGAGCTGGAAGAGGCCCGCAAGGCCCGCGCCGCCCTCGACCGCGGCGCGGCCGACCGCAAGGTGGCCGATGCCGAGCAGGCCTACCGCAATTCGGTCAACCGCTCGCAGCTCCACTCCTTCACCGCGATGGTCTACGGCGTCGATCCGATCGACGTGAACGATGCGCAGGTCCACGCCTTCCTGCGCATCTTCGTGTTCGTACCCGCGCTCTGCGCCGCCTTCGCCTCGACGATCCTCGCTCTCTCGGCGGTCTCGGTGCGTAAGACCTTCATGGACGAGGACGACCTCGGCGCCGCGGTGAACCCGGAGGCCACGCCCTACCTGCTCGCCTCCATCGCCGAGGGCGTGCGCCAGGAGATGGCGCTGGCCCAGCCGAGACCGATGACGCGGGAGGCCTCGGTGATTCCGCTGGAGCGGCGCACGGCGCCCGTGGTGCCGCCGCCCCCGCCGCCCGCCAACACCTCCGGCAACGCCACCACCGGCGCCACCGCGTAA
- a CDS encoding protein of unknown function (Evidence 5 : Unknown function), whose protein sequence is MLTPGGEERGGPAPCIFDAVGGTGGIMGGEPVAEQPFSGAIGRFRAHSTRGDRGGPPSTAHRSGRHNFGTIRPYARVTRC, encoded by the coding sequence ATGCTGACGCCTGGAGGGGAGGAGAGGGGCGGCCCGGCTCCTTGCATCTTCGATGCCGTGGGAGGGACCGGCGGCATCATGGGCGGCGAGCCGGTGGCGGAGCAACCGTTTTCCGGGGCGATCGGCCGTTTTCGCGCTCACTCCACCCGCGGCGATCGCGGCGGGCCGCCATCCACCGCTCATCGATCGGGCCGGCACAACTTCGGCACAATACGCCCTTACGCTCGGGTAACGCGATGTTAG
- a CDS encoding protein of unknown function (Evidence 5 : Unknown function) produces MSIHTDGTHENIVLAQHVNGRLRAEARMHFARAFLLRAIGAGAFSALAGIGIGAACYGYAYMNQFDSAAEKIASAMQAALSDVTLKTKGEVTLTDNTLKLEGLPAQKANAVPTPTKAQLGTDAAPASQAPVNTTFTVFKQVPYLDGQIVTGWNFKANEERPFQQYCYFSRRSNETKGQVEIKIDLAMDGKTLPQPQKSDVNLGILASNCVWHDGKTL; encoded by the coding sequence ATGAGTATCCACACCGACGGCACGCACGAGAACATCGTGCTCGCGCAACACGTCAATGGCCGCCTGCGGGCGGAGGCGCGGATGCACTTCGCCCGCGCCTTTCTGCTGCGAGCGATCGGCGCCGGGGCCTTCTCGGCGCTGGCCGGGATCGGCATCGGCGCGGCCTGCTACGGCTATGCGTATATGAACCAGTTCGACTCGGCGGCGGAGAAGATCGCCAGCGCGATGCAGGCCGCGCTCTCCGACGTGACGCTGAAGACCAAGGGCGAGGTCACCCTCACCGACAACACCCTGAAGCTCGAAGGCCTGCCGGCGCAGAAGGCCAACGCGGTGCCGACGCCGACCAAGGCGCAGCTCGGTACGGACGCCGCCCCGGCCTCGCAGGCGCCGGTGAACACGACCTTCACCGTGTTCAAGCAGGTGCCCTATCTCGACGGGCAGATCGTGACGGGTTGGAACTTCAAGGCCAACGAGGAGCGGCCGTTCCAGCAATATTGCTACTTCTCGCGTCGCTCGAACGAGACGAAGGGGCAGGTCGAGATCAAGATCGACCTCGCCATGGACGGCAAGACCCTGCCCCAGCCACAGAAGTCGGACGTGAATCTGGGGATTCTGGCCTCGAACTGCGTGTGGCACGACGGGAAGACGTTGTGA
- a CDS encoding conserved protein of unknown function; putative ATPase (Evidence 4 : Unknown function but conserved in other organisms), with amino-acid sequence MRFTGTESYVAPPDLTTAVNAAIVLERPLLVKGEPGTGKTVLAEEIARGLGAPLLTWNIKSTTKAQQGLYEYDAVSRLRDSQLGDPRVSDIANYIRRGKLWEAFTAPQRPVLLIDEIDKADIEFPNDLLTELDRMEFHVYETGETIRADIRPIVIITSNNEKELPDAFLRRCFFHYIKFPDAETLKAIVEVHYPSIKHRLVEEALRVFLETREVPGLKKKPSTSELLDWLKLLVSEDVQPETLRERDGRKLIPPLHGALLKNEQDVSLFEKLAFMMRREGRGG; translated from the coding sequence ATGCGCTTCACCGGAACCGAGTCCTACGTCGCGCCGCCCGATCTCACCACGGCGGTCAACGCGGCGATCGTGCTGGAGCGCCCGCTCCTGGTGAAGGGCGAGCCCGGCACCGGCAAGACGGTGCTGGCGGAAGAAATCGCCCGGGGCCTCGGCGCGCCGCTGCTGACCTGGAACATCAAGTCCACGACCAAGGCGCAGCAGGGCCTCTACGAGTACGACGCCGTCTCGCGGCTGCGCGACTCGCAGCTCGGCGACCCGCGGGTGTCGGACATCGCCAACTACATCCGTCGCGGCAAGCTGTGGGAGGCGTTCACCGCGCCGCAGCGGCCGGTGCTGCTCATCGACGAGATCGACAAAGCCGATATCGAGTTCCCCAACGACCTGCTGACCGAACTCGATCGGATGGAGTTCCACGTCTACGAGACCGGCGAGACGATCCGCGCCGACATCCGCCCCATCGTCATCATCACCTCGAACAACGAGAAGGAGCTGCCGGACGCCTTCCTGCGCCGCTGCTTCTTCCACTACATCAAGTTCCCCGATGCCGAGACGCTGAAGGCCATCGTCGAGGTGCACTATCCCAGCATCAAGCACCGCCTCGTCGAAGAGGCGCTGCGGGTGTTCCTGGAGACCCGCGAGGTGCCGGGCCTCAAGAAGAAGCCTTCGACCTCCGAATTGCTCGACTGGCTCAAGCTCCTCGTCTCCGAGGACGTCCAGCCGGAGACCCTGCGCGAGCGCGACGGCCGCAAGCTGATTCCGCCGCTGCACGGCGCGCTCCTGAAGAACGAGCAGGACGTGAGCCTGTTCGAGAAGCTCGCCTTCATGATGCGCCGCGAGGGGCGGGGCGGGTGA
- a CDS encoding NAD(P)-dependent aldo/keto reductase (Evidence 2b : Function from indirect experimental evidences (e.g. phenotypes); PubMedId : 15292217, 16077126; Product type e : enzyme), with protein sequence MTDPMQTKKLGRTGLDISPLCLGCMTYGVPERGPHPWTLREEESRPLIKRALDLGINFFDTANYYSDGTSEEIVGRALKDYADRDSIVLATKVYYPQKNQPNAGGLSRKAIFSAIDASLKRLGTDYVDLYQIHRWDYATPIEVTLEALHDVVKAGKARYIGASSMFAWQFAKALYTADLNGWTRFATMQNHLNLLHREEEREMIPLCADQGIPLLPWSPLARGRLTRDFDAGSARQESDLVGKNLYDATVEADRQVVEAVADVARDRGVPRAQVALAWVIQKRGVAAPIIGASKPGHLDDAAAALDLELMPDEITRLEAPYVPHAVVGFQ encoded by the coding sequence GTGACCGATCCCATGCAGACAAAGAAACTCGGCCGCACCGGCCTCGACATCTCGCCCCTCTGCCTCGGCTGCATGACCTACGGCGTGCCGGAGCGGGGACCGCATCCGTGGACCCTGCGGGAGGAGGAGAGCCGGCCGCTGATCAAGCGGGCGCTCGATCTCGGTATCAACTTCTTCGACACCGCGAACTACTACTCGGACGGCACCTCCGAGGAGATCGTCGGCCGCGCTCTCAAGGACTACGCCGACCGCGACAGCATCGTACTGGCCACCAAGGTCTACTACCCGCAGAAGAACCAGCCCAATGCCGGCGGCCTCTCGCGCAAGGCGATCTTTTCCGCGATCGACGCTTCACTGAAGCGGCTCGGCACCGATTACGTCGATCTCTACCAGATCCATCGCTGGGACTACGCCACGCCGATCGAGGTGACGCTGGAGGCGCTGCACGACGTCGTGAAGGCGGGCAAGGCCCGCTACATCGGGGCCTCGTCGATGTTCGCGTGGCAGTTCGCCAAGGCGCTCTACACCGCGGACCTGAACGGCTGGACGCGGTTCGCGACGATGCAGAACCACCTCAACCTGCTGCACCGCGAGGAGGAGCGGGAGATGATCCCGCTCTGCGCCGACCAGGGCATCCCGCTCCTGCCCTGGAGCCCGCTCGCCCGCGGCCGGCTCACCCGCGACTTCGACGCGGGCAGCGCCCGGCAGGAAAGCGATCTCGTGGGCAAGAACCTCTACGACGCCACGGTCGAGGCCGACCGGCAGGTGGTCGAGGCGGTGGCCGACGTCGCGCGCGACCGCGGCGTGCCTCGGGCGCAGGTGGCGCTCGCCTGGGTGATCCAGAAGCGGGGCGTGGCCGCCCCGATCATCGGCGCCTCGAAGCCGGGGCACCTCGACGACGCGGCGGCGGCCCTCGACCTCGAATTGATGCCGGACGAGATCACCCGGCTCGAAGCCCCTTACGTTCCGCACGCCGTGGTCGGGTTCCAATGA
- a CDS encoding putative glutathione-regulated potassium-efflux system protein (kefB/C-like) (Evidence 3 : Putative function from multiple computational evidences; PubMedId : 3301813; Product type t : transporter), whose protein sequence is MTDPLQAGTQIAAEAGAHAGGYREAILFLVTAGIVVPLFHRLRISPVLGFIGAGALLGPFGLGRFADAHPWLASFTIGNRAEIAHLAEFGVIFLMFMIGIELSWERLRVLRRLVFGLGAIQVAASATVIAVILIVLDQPVAGAVLVGLALALSSTAVVLPVLAEQKRLGTPAGRTSFAILLFQDLAVAPILFAIAVLGRKDGGDLGAALALALGQAAIALAVIVVAGRVALRPLFHLVARTRSPELFMAACLLVIVATALVAAGSGLSMTLGAFVAGLLLAETEYRRAIEATIDPFKGLLLGVFFVSVGMNLDPAQLISAPGAILGLSVGLLVIKGAVVLVGARIMKLSRSVALEAALLIGPGGEFAFVLIGGAMATGLVPEPVGGAALIVTTVTMIAIPGLAALGRRIGGRASKQQVGPAQAEPVPEPEQNRVIIAGYGRVGRLVGEMLKRHAISHIAVDSDPARVAEQRRLGSPVYFGDSANTEMLRRCDIATARALVVTLDNPRAVEAVVQAARAERPDLTIVARARDARHATQLYEMGVDDAVPETIEASLQLSEAVLVDVGVPMGHVIASIHERRDEFRTMLKRREAEARPVFRARRTVGKGRETPSEAKAAEPAPSPRPVGKSA, encoded by the coding sequence ATGACCGACCCCCTGCAGGCCGGAACCCAGATCGCCGCGGAAGCCGGCGCGCATGCGGGCGGCTACCGGGAGGCGATCCTTTTCCTCGTCACCGCCGGCATCGTCGTGCCGCTGTTCCACCGCCTGCGGATCAGCCCGGTGCTCGGCTTCATCGGCGCGGGCGCGCTGCTCGGGCCGTTCGGCCTCGGGCGCTTCGCCGACGCGCATCCCTGGCTCGCGTCGTTCACCATCGGCAACCGTGCGGAGATCGCGCATCTGGCCGAGTTCGGCGTCATCTTCCTGATGTTCATGATCGGGATCGAGCTGTCCTGGGAGCGCCTGCGGGTGCTGCGCCGGCTCGTCTTCGGCCTCGGGGCGATTCAAGTGGCGGCCTCCGCCACCGTGATCGCCGTGATCCTCATCGTTCTGGATCAGCCGGTGGCCGGGGCGGTGCTGGTGGGGCTGGCGCTCGCCCTCTCCTCGACCGCCGTGGTGCTGCCGGTGCTCGCCGAGCAGAAGCGGCTCGGCACGCCGGCCGGACGCACCAGTTTCGCGATCCTGCTGTTTCAGGATCTGGCGGTTGCTCCGATCCTGTTCGCCATCGCCGTGCTCGGCCGCAAGGATGGCGGCGACCTCGGGGCCGCGCTCGCCCTGGCGCTCGGACAGGCGGCGATCGCCCTCGCGGTGATCGTCGTGGCCGGCCGGGTCGCTTTGCGCCCGCTCTTCCATCTCGTCGCGCGCACCCGCTCGCCGGAGCTGTTCATGGCGGCCTGCCTGCTCGTCATCGTGGCGACCGCGCTGGTCGCGGCGGGCAGCGGCCTGTCGATGACGCTCGGCGCCTTCGTCGCCGGCCTGCTGCTCGCCGAGACCGAGTATCGCCGCGCCATCGAGGCGACCATCGATCCGTTCAAGGGGCTGCTGCTCGGGGTGTTCTTCGTCTCGGTCGGCATGAACCTCGATCCGGCCCAGCTCATCTCGGCGCCGGGCGCGATCCTCGGCCTGTCGGTCGGGCTCCTCGTCATCAAGGGCGCCGTGGTGCTCGTCGGCGCCCGCATCATGAAGCTGTCCCGTTCGGTCGCCCTGGAGGCGGCCCTGCTGATCGGCCCCGGCGGCGAGTTCGCCTTCGTGCTGATCGGCGGCGCGATGGCGACCGGGCTCGTGCCGGAGCCGGTCGGCGGCGCCGCCCTCATCGTCACCACCGTCACCATGATCGCGATTCCCGGCCTCGCGGCGCTCGGCCGCCGCATCGGCGGCCGCGCCTCGAAGCAGCAGGTCGGTCCGGCACAGGCCGAGCCGGTGCCGGAGCCGGAGCAGAACCGGGTGATCATCGCGGGCTATGGCCGGGTCGGGCGGCTCGTCGGCGAGATGCTCAAGCGCCACGCGATTTCCCACATCGCTGTTGATTCGGACCCCGCCCGCGTCGCCGAACAGCGCCGGCTCGGCAGCCCGGTCTATTTCGGTGATTCCGCCAACACGGAGATGCTGCGCCGCTGCGACATCGCCACGGCCCGCGCGCTGGTGGTGACCCTCGACAATCCCCGCGCCGTGGAGGCGGTGGTGCAGGCCGCCCGCGCCGAACGGCCGGACCTCACCATCGTCGCCCGCGCCCGCGACGCGCGCCACGCCACGCAACTCTACGAGATGGGCGTCGACGATGCGGTGCCCGAGACGATCGAGGCCTCGCTGCAGCTCTCGGAGGCCGTGCTGGTCGATGTCGGCGTGCCGATGGGCCACGTCATCGCCTCGATCCACGAGCGGCGCGACGAGTTCCGCACCATGCTCAAGCGGCGGGAAGCGGAGGCGCGGCCGGTCTTCCGCGCCCGCCGCACCGTCGGCAAGGGGCGCGAGACGCCGTCCGAGGCCAAGGCCGCCGAACCGGCGCCGAGCCCGCGGCCGGTCGGCAAGAGCGCCTGA